GCCTGGCCCGCGCCGATCGGCACCCCGGCGACCTCGGTGTCGGCGAGCGCGGTGCGCATGATGTGGTTCACCGGCGCCGACCAGCGCAGCATCTCCTCCACCGCGTGCTTCCTGCTGATCTCGCCCCGGCGCAGCGCGGCGGCCTGCTCGGGGGCGTCCAGCAGGGCGAGCAGCCCGGCGCCGGTGACCTGCCGGGTCGTCTCGCCCGCCGCGACCACCAGGTTGTCGCAGGTGAGGATGATCTCCTCGTCGCTGATGTCCAGTCCCTCCGCCTGGGCCAGGACGAACGCGGAGACCACGTCGTCACCCGGCCGTCGGCGGCGGTCCTCCAGGACCTCGGCGTAGTACTGGAGGACCTCCAGATGGGCCTGTTGGGCGGTGCTGCCGTCGATGTCCACGATGTTGTCGGCGGCCGTGCCGGTCCAGGCGGCCACCCGGTCCACGTCCTCGGGCGCCACCCCGAGGAGTGCGGCGGTCACCGCCAGCGGGTAGCGGGCCGCCACGTCGTCGACGAAGTCGCGCGGGCCCGCGTCGGTGACCTCGGCCATCAGCCGGTGGGCGACCTCGCCCGCCCTGGCCTCGAAGGAGCGGGCGGCGCGCGGGCTGAAGAGACGGCTGAGCACCCCGCGCAGCACACCGTGGCGCGGCGGGTCGGTGAGCGTCAT
The sequence above is a segment of the Streptomyces griseoviridis genome. Coding sequences within it:
- a CDS encoding cytochrome P450 — encoded protein: MVVERYAPADPGLALTDPALYAHGDPHAVWARLRREAPVSWHDEPGHEGFWAVTTYPEGLDVLTDSSRFSSTRGTFLRPNLSDPFPGGGRMMTLTDPPRHGVLRGVLSRLFSPRAARSFEARAGEVAHRLMAEVTDAGPRDFVDDVAARYPLAVTAALLGVAPEDVDRVAAWTGTAADNIVDIDGSTAQQAHLEVLQYYAEVLEDRRRRPGDDVVSAFVLAQAEGLDISDEEIILTCDNLVVAAGETTRQVTGAGLLALLDAPEQAAALRRGEISRKHAVEEMLRWSAPVNHIMRTALADTEVAGVPIGAGQAVSVWLPSLNRDESVFERPEEFRLDRRPNRHASFGGGGHFCIGAPLARLMIAALLDELVDERIEIALAGEPRRIPSYITGGLDRLPITVTSR